Part of the Streptomyces antimycoticus genome, TGTTCCTGGGTGAAATAGCCGTCCAGCATCGACATCATCTCCAAGGCCGTCATGAACTGGTCCGGATCGGGCATCGACGCCCCGTCGAACTGCCGCAGCATCCCGCGGATCCGCTCGCTGAGCTGCTGGATCCGCTCGGCCTGTGCGGTGAGCCGGGCCAACTGCCCGGCGAGCGACGCACGCAGCGCCTCAGGACCGTCCGCGGAGGCCGCGAGCGCGTCGCCGATCTCCTCCAGCGACAGCCCCAACCCGCGCAGCGCCCGCACCCGGTACAGCCGCCGTAGATCCTCCGCCGTATACCGACGGTGCCCGGCCCCGGTCCGCCCACTGGCCCGCACCAGCCCCACCTCGTCGTAATGCCGCAGCGCCCGCACGGTCACCCCACTCGCCCGCGCCAGCTCACCGATGCTCCACCGACGTCCGGTGGCGTCCTTCCCGATCACGCCCCCACGCTAGAACCGGCCGCAACGAGAGGTTCAAGCCTTCGGGCTTGCCCCCTACAGATACCGGACGCGGATGCCGGGACCGAGCCCGCGCGCACCTGTGACGACCTGCCCCGTCCCGACCTCGACGGTGAGGCGGGGGTGGGCCGGGCGGCCCGCCAGCGAGGACAGGTCCAGCGGACCGGGCACCGGGCCTTCGCACATGCCGAAGAACACCCTGCTGAGTGAGGGGAGCGCGTTGAGGGGGCTGAGGTCGGCGGGGAGGTCACAGAGGTAGAAGCCGAGATGCTTCGCCCGGAGACCGGCGGCGGGGAACGACCGAAGCTGCTCGGTCAGATCGAATCCGGCCAGACGCCGGGGCCGACGCCCACAACGTCATCAACGCAGCGCGGCGGGCGCTGAACCCGCGTTGAGCCGAGACCCCGGCATCGACATCAAGACCGGACGAGGCGCGCCGACTGTTGCGCCTGGTTCCGTGGTCAGCGGACGGCTTCTACGAGGTGGTCGACGGGCACGAGCCCGTCATGGCCCTTCCCTGGCTCTCGGAGATCCGGCAGGGTGCCCAGTTACCCGGCCGCGTCCTCCTTCAGCCCGCCGGATTCGGAACCCCGATCGGGTTGGGGAAGCGCAGGGCGGCGGCGCAGGCGGTGGCCAGTGGGGTGAGCAGCCGCACCAGGGTCGCCACCTCGTCGGGGCCCAGCGGCCGCCAAGGACGTTCCGCCGCCCGGTCCGTCGCGGACTCGGCCGCCCGGAGCAGCTCGTATCCGTCCTGCGTCGCGGTGCCGTCCGGAGTGAGCAGGCCGCGGTCGGTCAGGCGCCGGGCGGCGGCCTCCCACTCCTGGTCGGTCCAGCCGCGGTGGGGCTGGAGCTCGGTGCGGGGGACGTCGACGGCGGAACGGAGGACGAGGGCCTCGCAGCCGTCGATACCGGCGGCGACCAGGGCCGCGACATGGCCGTCGCCGCGGTGCTCGCGCAGCAGGGTCGTCGCATGCCACAGCCGCTCGACCGGCTTGTCGGGGAAGTCCAGCGCGCCGTTCGCGGCGGCCAGCACCCGGCCGGACCCCTCCAGGCCCGCCGCGCGGGGGACCAGGGCCTCGGCGGCGCGTTCCACCTCGCGCTCGTGCCCGGCGAGCAGCCGGGTGAGGGCGGCCGCGGCGCCCGTACGGCGGAGCTCCAGGGCCCGCCCGGGCGTGGTCAGGGACCAGACGTCGGGCAGGGCGCGGGCGACCATGGCGGGCGCGAAGGTGAAGAAGGCCGCCACGACGGGC contains:
- a CDS encoding MerR family transcriptional regulator; this encodes MIGKDATGRRWSIGELARASGVTVRALRHYDEVGLVRASGRTGAGHRRYTAEDLRRLYRVRALRGLGLSLEEIGDALAASADGPEALRASLAGQLARLTAQAERIQQLSERIRGMLRQFDGASMPDPDQFMTALEMMSMLDGYFTQEQRDELARRRSELGPEAVEAAKSEWAGLVEALLGHMEAGTPVGDADVRELVRRWDAVGESFHGGGERARAESKAAARRMWQDQRDELSGRLPWPGERMAELVGYVERVREARRGGS
- a CDS encoding SCO6745 family protein; translated protein: MNTSAATTARTMWALFEPIHAVAYFAPEAEAAYEEVGLRGFWRGYFAGRAAPLGPVGPEPVVAAFFTFAPAMVARALPDVWSLTTPGRALELRRTGAAAALTRLLAGHEREVERAAEALVPRAAGLEGSGRVLAAANGALDFPDKPVERLWHATTLLREHRGDGHVAALVAAGIDGCEALVLRSAVDVPRTELQPHRGWTDQEWEAAARRLTDRGLLTPDGTATQDGYELLRAAESATDRAAERPWRPLGPDEVATLVRLLTPLATACAAALRFPNPIGVPNPAG